One window of Mesoaciditoga lauensis cd-1655R = DSM 25116 genomic DNA carries:
- a CDS encoding pilus assembly FimT family protein, whose product MKKGYTIVELTIYLVVTSIFLSFLIPSVWDLSDELMFRADVQDAEEMIIYARQISLIKNVMSTVLFKSDNIYVMIEGKTIKERHIKVSKVGGRKEFGFLSGIPYESGKIFLHFKEKKALLTLQPITGVLKIDWE is encoded by the coding sequence ATGAAAAAAGGATACACCATAGTCGAATTAACGATATATCTGGTCGTAACAAGCATTTTTCTCTCTTTTTTGATCCCATCTGTATGGGATTTGAGTGATGAACTGATGTTCAGGGCCGATGTCCAAGATGCTGAAGAAATGATAATATACGCGCGGCAGATTTCTCTTATAAAAAATGTGATGAGCACAGTTCTGTTTAAAAGTGATAATATATACGTGATGATTGAGGGAAAAACGATAAAAGAAAGACATATAAAAGTTTCAAAGGTTGGGGGAAGAAAGGAATTCGGTTTCTTGAGCGGAATTCCTTATGAAAGCGGAAAAATTTTTCTTCATTTTAAAGAAAAGAAAGCACTTTTAACCCTTCAACCGATAACCGGCGTTTTAAAAATTGATTGGGAGTGA
- a CDS encoding type II secretion system protein GspD: MRKKFIFAFLIMSLIGSIMIMGSTLEKLTFSATEGLFQAELVFDSVPSNYSLKGVLGNSPVLTFEGGVSSDLSKEIEWGPANATISSTSNQTNVEFKFPFIVSAFVGKQSNTLVMSFVTLGISQKLALTGSATKISIDFSGEKGSTLGLAIKYLARLLKRNLIIDPKISTQKVNITLTNVTPSEAFYDVLISLPNVGYAILPDGTYYIAPTAELIQNVGKLGVGTYNNIVSFYDLSTTNVSSSTFNSLVDNLFGKNRVIGYLGSYAIVKATVEQQKTIKSLMNFLKEGMNFSAVSWTNQKEESDLQKLITMMYPTIKLMYLPSFSTIVMTGSKSDLEKAKSVIEKYSQILLENGPKVSVTFNVPNSNVPVFLQYSKAISSITAYGSPSSNSSNTVYIVTGPQKEVEAFEKNVKLIASTLTSVKSKPLHFNFATWTDKSSVNDLLKMINIMYSDVKSVYFPSFGQILFYGQNANDVDECVNFVKNRKPLQTVGVKKTTLTVRIASQNVPTVNAFLKSEFPTLFGTGTSVGTSEVVSYVVSGPATDVNTFVSSLKSSGFIVGKTPTTVSKAKETVFLKEVPWSDDKSANDILNLLKIKYQNLSAEYLKSLKEFAIYGLDSAMIDDASKFITSHLKPTKKESTISRTDFVKIASSDYETVKGVIQSKGLHFFGPTKPSTTASTVLIGITGPASGVANALELLKTSGLLVSAQHIKPSATTTTGPSSPVQIVTVYNNLISCNVVNYPLSTLIERVFNKFEKNVVFATNNLPNVNLKLSNVTLDEFTYALENAYKLSFNGTSVIVVENNAAGITKVYMSSDDVDKVKSMAEFVGGKTFVDKNKGIVVVSNLTPNTAKTLDSMVKPLLLARKDVEIEAKILDVSGNKNITSNLKGTLMTPQLIFNDNLSLNLKLLDIANVPKFLTGFADQIMSSTATMTANFSNTTGNASVLSAPVVTTQSGEPANILIGSKYPYMITTVTNGQQQQQLSFLDTGIKLNIVPVILPNKKISLTITIEVSDADWGHAINGIPAVNTRSASMKVVVSDGQTLMIGGLTKHSRSKNVIKIPFLGDLPFIGQFFRTTTFQDSTSNLNIFITAKVRE, translated from the coding sequence ATGAGAAAAAAGTTTATTTTTGCGTTTCTTATAATGAGTTTAATAGGTTCCATCATGATAATGGGTTCTACGCTTGAAAAGCTGACATTCTCAGCAACTGAAGGCTTGTTCCAGGCAGAGCTCGTTTTTGATTCAGTGCCTTCTAACTACAGTTTGAAGGGAGTTTTGGGCAACTCGCCCGTTCTTACATTCGAGGGTGGCGTTTCTTCGGATCTTTCGAAAGAGATAGAGTGGGGCCCTGCCAACGCTACCATCTCTTCCACATCAAATCAGACGAATGTTGAATTCAAATTTCCGTTCATAGTCAGCGCCTTCGTTGGAAAGCAGTCAAATACCCTTGTGATGAGTTTTGTAACACTGGGAATTTCTCAAAAGCTTGCCTTAACGGGTTCTGCCACGAAGATATCCATAGACTTTTCTGGAGAGAAAGGCTCTACCTTAGGTCTTGCCATAAAGTACCTAGCTAGGCTTTTGAAAAGGAATCTTATAATCGATCCTAAAATCTCGACACAAAAAGTGAATATAACCCTCACAAACGTGACACCATCTGAGGCCTTTTACGATGTGCTTATATCTTTGCCAAACGTTGGTTATGCAATCTTACCTGATGGAACGTATTACATAGCACCGACCGCCGAACTCATTCAGAATGTTGGAAAACTTGGTGTTGGAACTTACAACAACATCGTCAGCTTCTACGATCTTTCAACGACAAACGTTTCCTCATCAACGTTCAATTCGCTTGTTGATAACCTCTTTGGTAAAAATAGAGTTATAGGCTATCTTGGTTCTTACGCAATAGTGAAAGCGACGGTTGAACAGCAGAAGACCATAAAAAGTCTTATGAACTTCTTAAAAGAAGGCATGAACTTCTCTGCGGTGAGTTGGACGAATCAAAAAGAGGAATCAGATCTTCAAAAGCTGATAACAATGATGTACCCAACTATAAAATTGATGTATCTTCCAAGTTTTTCAACCATAGTTATGACTGGAAGTAAATCTGACTTGGAAAAGGCGAAGAGTGTGATAGAAAAATATTCTCAAATTCTTTTGGAAAACGGTCCTAAGGTATCTGTAACGTTCAACGTGCCGAATTCGAATGTTCCCGTTTTTCTTCAATATTCAAAAGCAATATCTTCTATTACGGCGTATGGTTCTCCTTCATCTAACTCTTCAAATACCGTTTACATCGTAACTGGACCACAAAAAGAGGTGGAAGCTTTTGAAAAAAATGTGAAGCTCATCGCAAGTACTCTCACAAGTGTAAAATCCAAACCCTTACACTTCAATTTCGCCACCTGGACGGACAAGAGTTCTGTCAACGATCTTCTTAAAATGATAAACATCATGTATTCAGATGTGAAATCCGTTTATTTTCCATCGTTTGGCCAAATTCTCTTTTACGGCCAAAATGCCAACGATGTTGACGAGTGCGTGAATTTCGTCAAAAATAGAAAACCACTTCAAACTGTCGGAGTGAAGAAAACCACCTTAACTGTGAGAATCGCTTCACAAAACGTTCCAACGGTAAATGCATTTTTGAAGAGCGAATTCCCAACGCTTTTCGGAACGGGAACCTCTGTAGGCACCTCAGAAGTTGTATCGTATGTGGTGAGTGGACCGGCGACGGATGTAAACACATTCGTGAGTTCGTTAAAGAGTTCCGGCTTCATCGTTGGTAAAACTCCAACAACGGTATCGAAAGCCAAGGAAACCGTGTTCTTAAAAGAAGTGCCCTGGTCAGATGACAAAAGTGCAAACGATATTCTAAACTTGTTGAAGATAAAATATCAAAATTTGAGCGCCGAATATCTAAAATCGCTAAAAGAGTTCGCGATTTACGGTTTGGATTCAGCGATGATAGATGACGCTTCAAAATTCATAACATCACACTTGAAACCGACAAAGAAAGAAAGTACAATTAGCAGAACGGATTTCGTCAAAATAGCAAGTTCAGATTATGAAACGGTGAAGGGCGTCATACAATCCAAAGGGCTTCATTTCTTTGGGCCTACCAAACCGTCGACAACAGCTTCTACCGTTTTGATAGGCATAACCGGCCCGGCATCTGGTGTGGCAAACGCTTTGGAACTTTTGAAAACGTCTGGCCTTTTGGTTAGCGCACAACACATCAAACCTTCCGCAACGACTACAACGGGGCCTTCTTCACCTGTTCAAATAGTTACCGTTTACAACAACTTGATAAGTTGTAACGTCGTGAACTATCCACTTTCAACGTTGATCGAAAGGGTTTTCAATAAATTTGAAAAGAACGTCGTCTTCGCGACAAACAACTTGCCAAATGTGAACTTGAAATTATCCAACGTTACGCTTGATGAATTCACATATGCTTTAGAAAATGCTTACAAATTAAGCTTTAACGGAACAAGTGTAATCGTGGTTGAAAACAACGCAGCCGGAATAACAAAAGTTTACATGTCCAGCGATGATGTTGATAAAGTTAAAAGCATGGCCGAATTCGTCGGGGGAAAAACTTTTGTGGATAAAAACAAAGGCATAGTGGTTGTTAGCAACTTGACACCAAACACGGCTAAAACGCTGGATTCCATGGTGAAACCACTTCTGTTGGCAAGAAAAGATGTAGAGATAGAGGCGAAGATACTGGATGTTAGCGGAAACAAAAATATCACATCCAATCTGAAAGGCACCCTGATGACGCCTCAACTCATATTCAACGATAATTTGAGTTTAAATTTGAAACTTCTGGATATTGCAAATGTTCCAAAGTTTTTGACTGGCTTTGCCGATCAGATCATGTCATCCACTGCAACGATGACCGCCAATTTCTCTAACACAACGGGAAATGCTTCGGTACTATCGGCTCCTGTTGTAACGACGCAAAGCGGGGAACCTGCCAACATACTAATAGGTTCTAAATATCCTTACATGATTACGACCGTTACCAACGGACAACAGCAACAGCAATTGAGTTTCTTGGATACAGGTATCAAATTGAACATCGTGCCTGTTATACTGCCAAACAAAAAGATATCCTTAACCATAACCATAGAAGTAAGCGATGCTGATTGGGGCCATGCGATAAATGGTATTCCAGCCGTTAACACAAGAAGCGCTTCCATGAAGGTCGTCGTTTCAGACGGGCAAACCTTGATGATAGGAGGGCTAACCAAACATTCAAGATCCAAAAACGTTATAAAGATTCCTTTCCTTGGAGATCTTCCATTCATAGGGCAGTTCTTTAGAACTACCACCTTCCAGGATTCCACGTCAAACTTGAACATATTCATAACGGCAAAAGTGAGGGAATGA
- the amrB gene encoding AmmeMemoRadiSam system protein B — protein MERKPVAAGSFYPDDPEELRDYIRELFLSRRGPGALPDPDGFEKNVGLIVPHAGYVYSGAVAAHAYMEASKFGKPDLVVIAGPNHTGLGKPISIWPMGSWNSPLGKVRVDEEVAHSLVNTFAGASLDYDAHLLEHSLEVQIPFLQFTLGTGFKILPICLGDQRKEIMYKLARALSEVLKNRRFWFVASTDLNHYEDHEETLLKDKIVIDAISRKDVEQLYEVIAKNDISMCGYGAVATLLNLDLGKIKVLFHSTSGDVSGDYSKEVGYMAACMC, from the coding sequence ATGGAAAGAAAACCCGTAGCCGCTGGAAGCTTTTACCCGGATGATCCTGAGGAGCTAAGAGATTACATCAGAGAACTTTTTCTTTCCAGAAGAGGACCCGGTGCCTTGCCGGATCCAGACGGGTTTGAAAAAAATGTGGGACTTATCGTTCCCCATGCGGGTTACGTGTATTCGGGAGCTGTTGCGGCTCACGCTTACATGGAAGCTTCGAAATTCGGCAAACCAGATCTCGTGGTAATAGCTGGTCCCAATCATACAGGCCTGGGAAAGCCGATCTCGATTTGGCCCATGGGTTCGTGGAACAGCCCATTGGGAAAAGTGCGTGTGGATGAAGAAGTGGCTCACTCTCTTGTTAACACGTTTGCGGGAGCATCTCTGGATTACGATGCCCATCTCTTAGAGCATTCTTTGGAAGTTCAAATACCGTTTTTGCAATTCACGCTTGGCACGGGTTTTAAAATTCTTCCGATATGTTTGGGGGATCAGAGAAAAGAAATCATGTACAAACTTGCGAGGGCTTTGAGCGAAGTGCTAAAAAACAGAAGATTCTGGTTTGTGGCTTCAACTGATCTTAATCATTACGAAGATCATGAAGAAACGCTTTTAAAAGATAAAATAGTGATAGATGCCATTTCCAGAAAAGACGTGGAGCAACTTTATGAAGTCATTGCCAAAAACGACATCAGCATGTGTGGCTACGGCGCGGTTGCAACTCTACTTAATTTGGATTTGGGAAAGATAAAAGTCTTATTTCATTCTACAAGCGGTGATGTGTCCGGTGATTATTCCAAAGAAGTAGGATACATGGCAGCATGTATGTGCTGA
- a CDS encoding ComF family protein, which produces MYVLNDFKDLANTLFPRFCPLCGKRLKSDEIICAECKKKIDPLPYRESLRGKGFFDDFYYRAAYKGIMGKLIKVYKFAPRPSLAEFLAEGILEIFERFPPLPGSVLTYVPPTFKSLKEKGFDHMKTLAKQLSRKSGLPLCTLLEVKKQKGYQVGLSQEERREQIRAKYMVLSENLYRTSGKVVLIDDVFTTGATVNECSRILKLAGASHVSVYTLAKS; this is translated from the coding sequence ATGTATGTGCTGAACGATTTCAAAGATCTGGCAAACACGCTTTTCCCCAGGTTTTGCCCTTTATGTGGAAAACGGCTGAAAAGCGATGAAATAATTTGTGCCGAATGTAAGAAAAAAATCGATCCGCTTCCTTACAGAGAATCGTTAAGAGGGAAGGGGTTTTTTGATGATTTCTACTATCGAGCAGCATACAAAGGAATAATGGGAAAGTTGATAAAGGTTTACAAATTCGCTCCACGTCCGAGTTTGGCAGAATTCCTAGCGGAAGGAATTCTTGAAATTTTTGAACGTTTTCCCCCACTGCCAGGTTCCGTTTTAACCTACGTTCCCCCAACTTTTAAGTCTTTGAAAGAAAAAGGATTCGATCATATGAAAACCCTCGCAAAACAACTTTCCAGGAAAAGTGGCTTGCCTCTGTGCACTCTGCTGGAAGTGAAAAAACAAAAGGGCTATCAAGTAGGGCTTTCCCAGGAGGAAAGACGTGAACAGATAAGAGCCAAATACATGGTTTTAAGTGAAAATCTTTACCGAACTTCGGGGAAAGTGGTACTTATAGACGATGTCTTTACCACAGGTGCAACCGTCAACGAGTGCTCACGGATCCTTAAACTTGCAGGAGCCTCTCACGTATCTGTTTATACCCTGGCAAAATCGTAG
- a CDS encoding MFS transporter yields MVRDLKKWYYAFGFQGSAYGLASLVVSLFVVVALNGNVASASLAMAMFSVGNLTGSFFTGVFLDKHPHFFEMVFLSALVDAITLVFMALTSSILIYYFLSMGFGFFLSMMSPAIITYLNKKFEEDVYRKEISTLNLFNSVGITIGIFFGGAWLTLSLPMISDETLKMRTMFLLSAIFFGISATFASFYLKRKILAIGHRSRRFSINLHSLAGNIIALPHNVISPFNMSYFKPETKRYMAGLFVIFLGANMFFTPFPIFLKKVLNIPSGYIFLIYGLNNLFTNTAYIFTNKAMQRFRDMSIMSVVVWIRIAMFLTIALSVFASHLGVWITMSAFMVIGFTWPFFYIPATIQATNLALPENKGKIMGLFNMVINLGAISASFIAGYLALKFGYIFSFSLGSALLLFGDRILAKIARMHPIREELLREKKGFWDDIINFKKKIHSTSKKEKTAKISSESEKLEKSVKEESVERIKKTDKRFR; encoded by the coding sequence GTGGTAAGGGATCTAAAGAAATGGTATTACGCTTTCGGGTTCCAGGGAAGTGCTTATGGATTAGCCAGTTTAGTCGTAAGTTTGTTTGTTGTTGTCGCACTGAATGGAAACGTGGCCAGCGCCAGTTTGGCGATGGCCATGTTTTCTGTGGGCAACCTTACCGGCTCCTTTTTCACCGGTGTATTTCTCGATAAACATCCGCATTTTTTTGAAATGGTTTTCTTAAGTGCCTTGGTGGACGCTATAACGTTGGTTTTCATGGCCCTAACTTCTTCAATTCTCATTTATTACTTTCTTTCAATGGGGTTTGGCTTTTTCCTTTCCATGATGAGTCCTGCGATAATAACATATCTCAACAAGAAGTTTGAAGAGGATGTCTATCGCAAAGAGATAAGCACTCTTAACCTTTTCAATAGCGTGGGAATAACCATCGGGATTTTCTTTGGAGGCGCCTGGCTCACCTTATCTCTTCCCATGATAAGTGATGAAACGTTGAAAATGAGAACTATGTTTTTGCTATCTGCCATTTTCTTTGGGATATCTGCCACGTTTGCCTCTTTTTATCTGAAAAGAAAGATCTTGGCAATAGGACATCGTTCAAGAAGATTCAGCATAAATTTGCACTCTTTGGCTGGTAACATAATAGCCCTTCCTCACAACGTCATTTCTCCGTTTAACATGTCGTACTTCAAACCTGAAACGAAGAGATACATGGCGGGGTTATTTGTGATATTCTTAGGAGCTAACATGTTCTTTACACCTTTTCCGATCTTCTTGAAAAAAGTGTTGAATATTCCAAGTGGATATATATTCTTAATTTATGGCCTGAATAACTTGTTCACAAATACGGCATACATTTTCACGAATAAAGCGATGCAAAGGTTTAGGGACATGTCAATAATGAGCGTTGTTGTATGGATAAGAATAGCCATGTTTTTGACGATCGCGTTGTCCGTTTTCGCATCTCATCTGGGAGTATGGATAACAATGTCTGCCTTTATGGTAATAGGTTTCACATGGCCTTTTTTCTACATTCCCGCCACCATTCAGGCAACAAATCTTGCTTTGCCAGAAAACAAGGGAAAGATAATGGGGCTTTTCAACATGGTTATAAACTTGGGAGCCATTTCCGCTTCTTTTATAGCGGGATATTTGGCCCTAAAATTCGGATACATTTTCTCATTTTCTTTGGGTTCGGCTCTTCTCTTATTTGGAGATAGAATACTTGCGAAAATAGCGAGAATGCATCCCATACGTGAAGAGTTATTGAGAGAAAAGAAAGGATTTTGGGATGATATAATAAACTTTAAAAAGAAAATCCATTCGACGAGTAAAAAGGAAAAAACAGCAAAGATAAGTTCCGAATCGGAAAAATTGGAAAAAAGCGTTAAGGAGGAGAGCGTTGAACGTATTAAAAAAACTGATAAACGTTTTAGATAA
- a CDS encoding radical SAM protein: MNVLKKLINVLDKVQKPSRYIGGEYNSVHKEKADVDLCLVFPDLYDIGMSHFGMAILYNIVNSSSFARCERAYLPWIDMQEIMKAEGIPLYSLESYRPLNEFDVVGFTLQYEMSYPNVLRALKLSNIPIHRKERNDSHPLIIAGGPCTVNFTPLEDFIDAFLIGDGEEAILEILEAVKDGKSKEEKLERLSKIAGVYVPGLNEKVSKRFVPQMPQAPTAQIVPYTNTVHDRGVIEILRGCTHGCRFCQAGMIYRPVRERSVEEIESLLKEIVRLTGYEEISLLSLSSADHSQISELMTSLRKIKGISISIPSTRVDALSVELANAVSGVRKSGITLAPEAGTQRLRDVINKGINEEQIFKALEHAKNSGWTRVKLYFMLGLPTEKDEDVVAIGEMLQKVKKRGFKNISATLGVFVPKPHTPFQFSAQIEPEEAYRRYKLISWAHKYAKINFTDPKKAVIEGVLSRGDEKIGEAIEEAEKRNLIFPDWNEMFNPDEWMKIFNEKDVHLKERMSEKNVKDEFPWDKIDGGVLKNYLWIEYQRAMNGTLTRDCREGCTGCGVCQRFNVRNILAGRKAPAPVSLSSTETNGDAN, encoded by the coding sequence TTGAACGTATTAAAAAAACTGATAAACGTTTTAGATAAAGTGCAAAAGCCAAGCAGGTACATAGGTGGAGAATACAACAGCGTTCACAAGGAAAAAGCAGATGTTGATCTGTGCCTGGTATTTCCCGATCTTTACGACATAGGGATGTCCCACTTTGGCATGGCGATCCTTTACAACATAGTGAACTCTTCATCTTTTGCGCGTTGTGAGCGTGCTTATTTGCCATGGATTGATATGCAGGAAATTATGAAAGCAGAAGGTATACCACTCTATTCTTTGGAAAGTTATAGACCTTTAAACGAGTTTGATGTTGTTGGTTTCACGCTTCAATACGAAATGTCGTATCCCAACGTGTTAAGGGCTTTGAAGTTGTCCAACATACCAATACACCGTAAGGAAAGAAACGATTCCCATCCGCTGATAATAGCTGGCGGCCCTTGTACGGTAAACTTCACCCCTCTTGAAGATTTCATAGACGCCTTCTTGATAGGCGATGGTGAGGAAGCCATATTGGAAATATTAGAGGCGGTGAAAGACGGAAAAAGCAAAGAAGAAAAACTTGAAAGGCTTTCAAAAATAGCTGGCGTTTACGTCCCGGGACTAAATGAAAAAGTCTCAAAAAGGTTCGTTCCACAGATGCCCCAAGCACCAACAGCACAAATCGTTCCCTACACGAACACGGTTCATGACCGTGGAGTTATAGAAATTCTCCGAGGATGCACACATGGATGCAGATTCTGCCAGGCAGGTATGATATACCGTCCCGTAAGGGAAAGAAGCGTTGAAGAGATAGAAAGCCTTTTGAAAGAGATTGTCAGACTCACGGGTTACGAAGAGATAAGTCTTTTGTCTTTGAGCAGCGCAGATCACTCCCAGATAAGCGAATTGATGACTTCTTTGAGGAAAATCAAAGGCATATCCATTTCCATTCCTTCCACGCGTGTGGATGCCTTAAGCGTCGAACTTGCAAATGCCGTAAGCGGCGTAAGAAAAAGTGGTATAACTCTAGCGCCTGAAGCGGGAACACAAAGGTTAAGAGATGTGATAAACAAGGGAATCAACGAAGAACAGATATTCAAAGCGTTAGAACATGCGAAAAATTCTGGATGGACAAGGGTTAAACTTTACTTTATGCTTGGTTTGCCTACAGAGAAGGATGAAGATGTGGTGGCGATAGGAGAAATGTTGCAAAAGGTAAAAAAAAGGGGATTCAAAAACATATCCGCCACTCTCGGAGTGTTTGTTCCCAAACCACATACTCCTTTCCAATTTTCCGCTCAAATAGAACCGGAAGAAGCGTATAGAAGGTATAAACTCATATCGTGGGCTCATAAATACGCGAAGATCAACTTCACCGATCCAAAAAAGGCTGTTATCGAGGGCGTTTTGTCGCGAGGCGATGAAAAGATAGGTGAGGCTATAGAGGAAGCAGAAAAAAGGAATTTGATCTTCCCAGACTGGAATGAGATGTTCAATCCAGACGAATGGATGAAAATATTTAACGAAAAAGATGTGCATTTAAAGGAACGGATGTCAGAAAAGAACGTGAAAGATGAATTCCCATGGGACAAGATAGATGGTGGTGTCTTGAAAAATTATCTATGGATTGAGTATCAACGCGCGATGAATGGCACGCTCACGCGTGATTGCAGAGAAGGATGTACCGGCTGTGGCGTTTGTCAAAGATTCAACGTCAGAAATATACTGGCGGGAAGGAAAGCACCCGCACCGGTATCCTTATCATCCACGGAAACGAATGGTGATGCAAATTGA
- a CDS encoding TIGR03936 family radical SAM-associated protein translates to MRQIKYLFHYKKFGMLRYLSHLETMKMIDRLLRRTGIELKQTEGFHQRTKISFAQAVPTGIIDLAGLFVVTTFEEIGKEYLKRANRLSPQGLEIVKIERKDEKFKLSKFIEGYEFKLVFLKKPIELPFNVEKKNGIWIAKVYRPFNSSVPKNGEYDQFLTIRNKAILGGAN, encoded by the coding sequence TTGAGACAGATAAAATACCTTTTTCATTACAAGAAGTTTGGAATGCTGAGATATCTTTCACACTTGGAAACGATGAAGATGATCGACAGGCTTTTAAGAAGAACCGGCATTGAGTTGAAACAAACGGAAGGATTTCACCAGAGAACGAAAATTTCTTTTGCTCAGGCTGTCCCAACGGGTATAATAGATTTGGCCGGATTATTTGTGGTGACAACTTTTGAAGAAATTGGTAAAGAATACCTTAAGAGGGCAAATAGACTTTCTCCACAAGGCCTGGAGATCGTGAAGATAGAAAGAAAAGATGAAAAATTTAAACTTTCGAAGTTCATCGAAGGGTACGAGTTTAAATTGGTGTTCTTGAAGAAACCTATAGAACTTCCGTTTAATGTCGAAAAAAAGAATGGAATATGGATCGCGAAGGTTTATAGGCCTTTTAATTCTTCTGTGCCAAAGAATGGTGAGTATGATCAGTTTTTGACCATAAGAAACAAGGCGATTTTGGGAGGTGCAAATTGA
- a CDS encoding response regulator transcription factor produces the protein MTRVLVVDDSDVLRRISVFNLKRAGFEVYEAVDGIDGIEKMKELKPDVVVLDVMMPRLDGFGVLKEMQNNEALKDINVVMLTAKGGDDDADHALKLGAKKFLTKPFSPKKLVEVVNEIAGKE, from the coding sequence TTGACGAGGGTACTTGTAGTAGATGATTCTGATGTTTTGAGAAGGATTTCCGTTTTCAATTTAAAACGCGCCGGCTTTGAAGTTTACGAGGCGGTAGATGGCATAGATGGCATAGAAAAAATGAAAGAGTTAAAGCCAGACGTGGTAGTCTTAGATGTGATGATGCCGCGATTGGATGGATTTGGGGTTTTAAAAGAGATGCAAAACAACGAGGCACTAAAAGATATAAACGTTGTGATGCTCACGGCAAAAGGCGGCGATGACGATGCCGATCATGCTTTGAAGCTTGGGGCAAAAAAGTTCTTGACCAAGCCTTTCAGTCCCAAAAAATTGGTGGAGGTTGTTAATGAAATCGCAGGAAAAGAATGA
- a CDS encoding GAF domain-containing SpoIIE family protein phosphatase, producing the protein MKSQEKNDLKKLYDLILNHYKEVGQDCPDLEQINKTNGQITIEEISSMFECLMKSIKGYRRELENASLMMEANLEEISNTYDLLSSLLEITNTLSKSVNPYDVALEVVDIIQKNIPSEEVVLFVLDEGEVKKFSHTKTDKAQQFFDSYMLTKSHKAVLDEKTPLMAIPIESENEFYGAFVCVEKKGGSFYNAADRKLVESTAKQLRTAFSNYRYFKAEVERAAIQRELSIAYDIQQHLFPKNFPEKFKVAGTSIPAHDVGGDYYDAFELDGKLFITIADVSGKGVPAALIMSSFRSYLKGIVQSGKSFSELINYFNHLISQDISEDRFVTAVVGIIDPIKSTFEYVNAGHDPIILSRNGELSFFEANGVPFGILDVPNAYQIQKIDLKKGDVLVMYTDGVAEARNTDNQEYGLERLNTLVKDFYMAEPSEMLQMIISDVADFSNGAKQHDDITVLVAKM; encoded by the coding sequence ATGAAATCGCAGGAAAAGAATGATCTGAAGAAGTTGTATGACCTCATTCTCAATCATTACAAAGAAGTGGGGCAAGACTGTCCAGATTTGGAACAAATAAATAAAACAAATGGACAAATAACGATAGAGGAAATTTCTTCCATGTTTGAATGTTTGATGAAAAGCATTAAAGGGTACAGACGCGAGCTTGAAAATGCCTCCTTGATGATGGAAGCAAATCTCGAAGAGATCTCCAACACTTACGATCTGCTTTCAAGTTTGCTTGAGATAACAAACACTCTTTCAAAGAGTGTAAATCCTTACGATGTGGCTCTTGAAGTTGTGGATATAATTCAAAAAAACATTCCATCCGAAGAAGTGGTTCTTTTCGTTTTGGATGAAGGAGAAGTGAAGAAATTCAGCCATACGAAAACCGATAAGGCTCAGCAATTTTTCGATTCCTACATGTTGACAAAAAGTCATAAAGCGGTTCTAGATGAGAAGACCCCTTTGATGGCCATACCAATAGAATCTGAAAACGAATTTTATGGAGCGTTTGTGTGCGTTGAGAAAAAAGGAGGCTCATTTTACAACGCTGCAGATAGAAAATTGGTGGAATCCACAGCGAAACAGTTAAGAACCGCTTTCAGCAACTACCGTTATTTCAAAGCTGAAGTTGAAAGGGCGGCAATTCAAAGAGAATTGTCCATAGCTTACGACATACAACAGCATCTCTTCCCAAAGAATTTTCCGGAAAAATTCAAGGTAGCCGGAACATCTATTCCCGCTCACGACGTTGGAGGGGACTATTACGATGCGTTTGAATTGGATGGAAAGCTTTTCATAACGATCGCAGATGTTTCCGGGAAAGGTGTGCCGGCTGCTTTGATAATGAGTTCTTTCAGAAGTTATTTGAAAGGGATCGTTCAAAGCGGCAAAAGCTTTTCGGAACTCATAAATTATTTCAATCATCTCATTTCTCAGGATATATCTGAAGATCGCTTTGTCACCGCCGTCGTGGGAATAATAGATCCGATTAAATCCACGTTTGAATACGTTAATGCCGGCCACGATCCAATAATACTTTCCAGAAATGGAGAACTCAGTTTTTTTGAAGCAAACGGTGTACCTTTCGGAATATTGGATGTTCCCAACGCTTACCAAATTCAGAAAATCGATTTGAAAAAGGGCGACGTTCTCGTGATGTACACCGATGGAGTTGCCGAAGCGAGAAACACAGATAATCAAGAGTACGGATTGGAAAGGTTGAACACTTTGGTAAAAGATTTCTACATGGCAGAACCCAGCGAAATGCTTCAAATGATCATATCAGATGTGGCTGACTTTTCCAATGGTGCAAAGCAACACGATGATATAACCGTTCTAGTTGCAAAAATGTAA